From one Brevibacterium sp. 'Marine' genomic stretch:
- a CDS encoding MFS transporter, with protein sequence MLKPILWPVLVPFALFAVGLGAIMPILVLGALSLGSTQAFAAAIVGIMGAVSLMATVPAGILIDRLGDFRAMTVATFAAIIVLGSIVAAFIWDSPYSLLVYTVALMVFGPVSDVWSLARQAVVAEVMPPADLAKAMTALGGTQRVGNLVGPMIGAGLMLVFPIWSVFVFSGLTAVAAIAIMALPIAQIPGFDGHPHRAEAAPTSRADDDDPSPSDVPHPAEAADPAPANDPPHGDDHHPRRGKKKDRRPPLDVRWRSVVLTGVTIIALAAARAAQPVVVQLWGVEIGLHKSSISLIIAFGAGLELIVMFLGAYIKDHLGRVATLVACLSIFGTGFVIMVVKPDLAGMVIAAAVMAFGNGLGAGVNMTIGADLSPTVGRPRFLGIWAIFNNGGKLGGPTLLSLIITVTTLRFGVLFPGLLALLGAVWILIWARQVGLPGRRRRLDPPRTD encoded by the coding sequence GTGCTCAAACCCATCCTGTGGCCGGTGCTCGTACCGTTCGCCCTCTTCGCCGTCGGCCTGGGTGCGATCATGCCGATCCTCGTGCTCGGCGCGCTCTCGCTGGGGTCGACGCAGGCCTTCGCCGCCGCCATCGTCGGCATCATGGGGGCCGTGTCGCTGATGGCCACGGTGCCGGCCGGGATCCTCATCGACCGCCTCGGCGATTTCCGGGCGATGACCGTGGCCACGTTCGCAGCGATCATCGTGCTCGGCTCCATCGTCGCCGCTTTCATCTGGGATTCGCCGTACTCGCTGCTCGTCTACACGGTCGCGCTCATGGTCTTCGGCCCGGTCTCCGATGTGTGGAGCCTGGCCCGGCAGGCCGTCGTCGCCGAGGTGATGCCGCCGGCCGATCTCGCCAAGGCGATGACCGCGCTCGGCGGCACGCAGCGGGTCGGCAACCTCGTCGGGCCGATGATCGGCGCCGGTCTCATGCTCGTGTTCCCGATCTGGTCCGTGTTCGTCTTCTCCGGGCTCACCGCCGTCGCGGCGATCGCGATCATGGCGCTGCCGATCGCGCAGATCCCCGGTTTCGACGGCCATCCCCACCGCGCCGAGGCGGCCCCGACCTCCCGTGCCGACGATGACGATCCCTCCCCCTCCGATGTTCCTCACCCCGCCGAGGCGGCCGACCCCGCCCCAGCGAACGATCCCCCACACGGAGACGACCACCATCCTCGGCGCGGAAAGAAGAAGGATCGTCGGCCGCCATTGGATGTGCGGTGGAGATCGGTCGTCCTCACCGGCGTCACGATCATCGCACTGGCGGCGGCCCGAGCCGCCCAGCCTGTCGTCGTCCAGCTGTGGGGCGTCGAGATCGGGCTGCACAAGTCCTCGATCTCGCTCATCATCGCCTTCGGCGCCGGACTCGAGCTCATCGTCATGTTCCTCGGTGCGTACATCAAGGACCACCTCGGCCGGGTCGCGACCCTCGTCGCGTGTCTGTCCATCTTCGGCACCGGGTTCGTCATCATGGTCGTCAAGCCGGATCTGGCCGGGATGGTCATCGCCGCCGCGGTCATGGCCTTCGGCAACGGCCTCGGGGCGGGCGTGAATATGACGATCGGGGCGGACCTCTCCCCCACCGTCGGCCGGCCGCGTTTCCTCGGCATCTGGGCGATCTTCAACAACGGCGGCAAACTCGGCGGACCGACGCTGCTGTCCCTCATCATCACCGTGACCACCCTGCGATTCGGGGTGCTCTTCCCGGGACTGCTCGCCCTCCTCGGCGCGGTGTGGATCCTCATCTGGGCCCGTCAGGTGGGGCTGCCCGGCCGCAGAAGGCGCCTCGACCCGCCGCGCACGGACTGA